The Maniola hyperantus chromosome 27, iAphHyp1.2, whole genome shotgun sequence genome has a window encoding:
- the LOC117994627 gene encoding LYR motif-containing protein 4B-like, whose protein sequence is MASGIPKIHVLSLYKSLLKESNKFANYNFRAYALRRIRDAFQENKSLTDPKLVKKEFEYGKENLKIIKRQVVVGDMYQTEKLVIENIR, encoded by the exons atggctTCAGGAATACCAAAAATTCATGTTTTGTCGCTCTACAAATCTCTATTGAAGGAGTCCAACAAGTTCGCCAATTATAATTTCAG AGCTTACGCCTTGAGGAGGATTAGAGATGCATTCCAAGAAAACAAATCCTTGACAGACCCTAAATTGGTCAAGAAAGAATTTGAATATGGCaaagaaaatctgaaaattatCAAACGACAG GTTGTAGTAGGAGACATGTACCAGACAGAAAAACTAGTTATAGAAAACATACGGTAA
- the LOC117994647 gene encoding uncharacterized protein, translating to MCLIFPFIRLNSVVLGAAKDNNYKDQFCTDPRTMEKHGAYSEWPDSYSCTRHRCQPGGRNLAIYTVGCKRVEAPESAIECEEVVEDTNMQFPYCCTRLRCLVVVRGEVWTRVLGQPWETLPAAPWSHMYKMKKPPPADNAKSKNVEVKGPVYELQSDNDNDRDKVLRATKKSTPATDISEPAAAARAVPSPDIVIALATPNDEKKTNKNETPRHNKSKIPSDPIDENEEVDKEHFDIEIDDGPVHEKTSWSAIPQSQWNEHDPAMDVESLHVLTPVDKKEKPSGLQALVDAIGNRMRDIESVVQKMSEKVQKPENEVGSGETRYDSEAPTKHHKSDEKGHGRDDVIEKVEKPSPDGEHYKRFSVKNRGSKYLRTVGVTSEHPVLVEDTNLNGYFSDASNSVMRSGLPKEQGAAPTYVAPVENRRRTHDVSEEGDKKHKKHTHKKKHKGKGHKKHHYKEEKKKPVNILASVELDKNVVSAEDSRSNF from the exons ATGTGTTTAATTTTTCCCTTTATAAGGTTAAATTCCGTAGTGCTAGGGGCGgctaaagataataattataaagatCAAT TTTGCACGGATCCTCGTACCATGGAGAAACACGGGGCGTACTCCGAGTGGCCCGACTCGTACTCCTGCACGAGACACAGGTGTCAACCCGGGGGGCGGAACCTAGCTATATACACCGTGGG ATGTAAGCGCGTGGAGGCGCCAGAATCGGCCATCGAGTGTGAAGAAGTGGTGGAAGACACCAACATGCAGTTCCCGTACTGCTGCACACGATTACG aTGTCTGGTGGTGGTGCGAGGAGAGGTGTGGACGCGAGTGCTGGGCCAGCCGTGGGAGACGCTGCCCGCCGCGCCCTGGAGTCACATGTACAAGATGAAGAAACCACCGCCCGCAGataacgccaagagcaa AAACGTAGAGGTCAAAGGTCCTGTCTACGAGCTACAATCCGACAACGATAATGATCGCGACAAAGTGTTGCGCGCGACTAAGAAGTCCACACCAGCGACTGACATCAGCGAACCAGCCGCGGCCGCGCGCGCCGTGCCTTCTCCTGACATTGTG ATTGCATTAGCAACACCAAATGATGAGAAGAAAACTAATAAAAATGAGACGCCGag GCACAATAAGTCTAAAATTCCAAGTGACCCTATCGATGAAAATGAGGAAGTGGACAAGGAGCATTTCGACATTGAAATTGATGACGGACCTGTACACGAAAAG ACATCATGGTCAGCAATTCCTCAGAGCCAGTGGAATGAACACGATCCTGCCATGGATGTAGAAAGTCTACATGTTCTG ACTCCTGTTGATAAAAAAGAGAAGCCATCAGGTCTCCAAGCGCTGGTGGATGCGATTGGCAACAGAATGAGAGACATAGAGAGTGTGGTGCAGAAGATGAGCGAAAAAGTGCAGAAGCCTGAGAACGAAGTCGGCAGTGGAGAAACAAG gtATGACAGCGAGGCACCAACAAAACATCACAAATCTGATGAAAAGGGTCATGGCAGAGATGATGTTATAGAGAAGGTAGAGAAACCAAGTCCAGATGGTGAACATTATAAAAG ATTCTCTGTCAAGAATCGGGGCAGCAAGTACCTGCGTACCGTTGGCGTCACCAGTGAGCACCCAGTCTTGGTTGAGGACACCAATCTCAACGGCTACTTCAGCGACGCTAGCAACAGTGTTATGAGGAGCGGCTTGCCAAAG GAACAAGGCGCAGCGCCGACGTACGTGGCGCCGGTGGAGAACCGCCGCAGGACTCACGACGTGTCCGAGGAAGGCGACAAGAAACACAAGAAGCACACGCATAAGAAAAAGCACAAG GGCAAAGGTCACAAGAAACACCACTACAAAGAAGAGAAGAAAAAGCCAGTCAACATACTTGCATCTGTAGAACTTGACAAGAACGTCGTGTCGGCAGAAGATAGTAGATCTAACTTTTAA